tctttgttcatAATATGCtctgttctgtttattttttagaGTCAGGGGCTCCAAACCGATGAATGCTTTGCAGTGTGCTAGACATGTGTACCAAACAGAAGGGATCCGTGGCTTTTATAGGGGCCTGACTGCCTCCTATGCAGGGATTTCTGAGACCATTATCTGCTTTGCTATTTATGAAAGTTTGAAAAAGCACTTAAAGGAAGTCCAACCACCCCCTTCTTCCAATGGGACTGAAAGGAGCTCGACGAACTTCTTTGGACTgatgtttgctgctgctgtttccaagGGCTGTGCCTCTTGTATTGCTTATCCACACGGTATGTCAGCTCTTCCATTTATGAGAACTGTAGAGCAGCTGTTGCCTGTAATCCAAGACAAATGATGGGGTTTAGGGATGAAAATTCCTAGTTCTTTGAATGGCCAACTGCGTGTTGTGCATTGGCATTTTCAGTACTGGTCCCACCATTCCTAGGGAGACACTAGGTTGGTGCTTGGGACTTGCTGGtttaaaaacaacccaaaaaaacaccaaaaagaaaTGGCTTGCCTAATGTTTCTGTTTTTACTAGTAGCCTCATGTAGCTAAGTCCCCACAGCctttgggattctgtgatcaaGTTGTGGGAAAGAAACACTTGTGGGCTGAGCAGTGTTATTCTTTTTGGATAGATGTGAACGGTGCCATGGTTGTATAGAGAGCAATATTGATTATGTAGCATCAGTAAAGCATTTAGATCTGTAGTAGCTTCAATGAGCAAACCATTCATTTATTCCACATGAAGAACTCTTTAACTTTTCCTCTTGCCTGAAGGGCGGTGTGTCCAGGATTCCATGGCTGGATGTACTGGCAGGCTGTTGGTACAGGAAGGTTTTCCTGTCCCTGGGGTTTGCATACAAGGCCTTTCCTGGTAGTGGCACGTTTCTTAAAATGAAGGATCATTCCTCATGCAGCAGACCTGTGTCTCTTGGCCTGCTGAACATGGTTTTAAATGGAATCAGTAGTTTAACACAAAGCAGTGTCTTTTCAGTGCTTATTGTCTTTTAAAGCATAGGTGTGAACTGTGACAGACTGCATAGAACTCGAGCTGAAAGAATTCTTATGAGTATGTATTAGTGAAGTAGCAAAGCCAAGTGTGCACTCCTAGCATGATTGTCCTGCTGTGTGCAGCTTTCCTAGGAGAATGTGGGAGTAACACTTGTCAGAGAACCATTTCTGTAGTTATAAGAGCTGTTGAAAGCCGTAAGGGTGGAAGGTTTGCTCTGTTGACGCTGttcccctgctctgcagaggtcATACGGACACGGCTGCGGGAGGAAGGCACCAAGTACAAGGCTTTCATCCAGACAGCTCGGCTGGTGGCCCGGGAGGAAGGTTACCTGGCCTTCTACAGAGGACTCTTTGCCCAGCTCATCCGGCAGATCCCAAACACAGCCATTGTGTTGTCCACCTACGAGTTGATTGTGTATCTCTTAGAAGACCATGCAAAGTAGCAGAGCCAAGACTTCAGTTACAGACTGAAGACCAATTCCTTCACTGAACAAATAGTCCTTTAAGAGACTGGTGCAGGTGGCAGCGCTGGTGGGAAAACTACAAGTCTGTGACCACCTGTGGATATTTCCTTTTGGATTCATGCTTTCTGAAAGGTTTCGAGTCATTAACGTTAATagttaattataattttttttttaacttgatgATAATTAAAATGCTACTAAATTAAATTACACTATTTAATTTAAGTATATGTTTGTACTTTTCCTTAAGCACAGCCATATGTGGTCAAGGAATGTACCTCATACTATCAAGTGATCTCTTGGACTGATGTTCATTAAAACTGTATTAAAACAGGAGAACTGGTTTGGACATTTGAAACTCTGTCTTCTTAGCACTGGTGTCATGTTGCTTTTTAGCTCTGTAATGCCCTAAATGCCCAAATAAGTTTGAGAGTAGTTCTGGTTTATTCAAGGTGCATCATTCATTGCTGTGTGAACACTCTTGAGTGTTCAGGTAGGACAATCTTGTTTCTCTGTTTTGATGGTGTGAACTATGCACACCAGAATCTCTTAGAAAAATCACTTCCAATATGATTCTGGGAGGCTTTTCATAAAAATGTAACTACAGTTCTGATCCCCCTGTGCATTTGGGATACATGGTTATGCTACTGGCTATAAACAGATCTGTCAGGACTTGGCTTTTAGACCTTGTTTGTGCTCAGGCCTGAGAGCATAAGGACAGTCAGTGATTGTGGCCTGGCTGCCCTGTGGGAATCCCATGAGATGGAGTGATTTGGTCGGGTATCCTTTTACTGCAGTGGGACTTTATTGAGCTATGTTTGCCTTCTACTTCAATGTCAGGGGTCTAGAGAGTAGAAGAGAAGATAAGCTATGTCCTAAATACTATAAATGCAGTTGTGGATTCTACTTTACAATATGATACTCAGGAATAAGTCCCTCTTGACTTGATATCCTTGTAGAGCAGTGCTTCTGATGGGAATGAGATACTGTGTTATCCTGTAGACACATCACTGCAGttaacaccaaaaaaatccccagtcTATGTAAATAGTTCCTTCATGTTATTAGTTGATTTCTTGCTGAAGGCAATAAGGATTCATCAGCTTAGTACAGCTTTCTGAAGAGTTCTCACATTTCATATAGCTGTGATGTCTGCCTTCCCCTTCACAAACACAGTATCCAAGGGGTATTCTTCAACAGTTCTCACGATACAATTCTTGCCTTTCACTTAAAAATCAAATATCCTGCATACCTGAGATTATTAAAATTGAAACCATATTCTATTTTTTATGAAAAACTAATCTT
Above is a window of Pseudopipra pipra isolate bDixPip1 chromosome 22, bDixPip1.hap1, whole genome shotgun sequence DNA encoding:
- the SLC25A33 gene encoding solute carrier family 25 member 33 encodes the protein MAGGPQENTLLHLFAGGCGGTVGAIFTCPLEVIKTRLQSSKLAFRTVYYPQVQLGTISGEGMVRPTSVSPGLFSVLKSILEKEGPRSLFRGLGPNLVGVAPSRAVYFGCYSKAKEQFNSMFVPNSNIVHVCSAGSAAFITNSLMNPIWMVKTRMQLERKVRGSKPMNALQCARHVYQTEGIRGFYRGLTASYAGISETIICFAIYESLKKHLKEVQPPPSSNGTERSSTNFFGLMFAAAVSKGCASCIAYPHEVIRTRLREEGTKYKAFIQTARLVAREEGYLAFYRGLFAQLIRQIPNTAIVLSTYELIVYLLEDHAK